The Thermococcus celericrescens genome includes a window with the following:
- a CDS encoding restriction endonuclease subunit S, with protein MSDMLDKFRALLGEVPKEWKVVKLKDIAETFISGGTPSTKNPEYWGGDIPWIRSVHITKYYIDESSIKQHITKKGLENSSTKVVPKGNVIIATRVGIGNSAVNLIDVAINQDLTGVIIDTSKIDPFFLVWYLHLPRVLMLFELFSRGTTIKGIPKKHLQELYVPLPPLPEQKKIAEILSTIDKAIEKTDALIHHYQQLKNALMQRLFTEGIGHTRFKPSPLGQIPAEWDVVKIGDIIEFAQYGLSIKMYDEGQYPIVKMDSIINGKVMPVNLKYVDLDEETFNKFKLEKGDVLVNRTNSYELVGKTGIFMLEGDYVFASYLIRLRPKEDIIDSAFLTYYLILSQDRLRQIATRGVSQANINATNLKKFLVPLPPLEEQKKIAQILMTIDNKIEAEMKTKEELEKLKQGMMDKLLTGKVRVKVGEESG; from the coding sequence ATGAGTGATATGTTGGACAAATTTAGGGCTCTACTTGGGGAGGTACCCAAAGAGTGGAAAGTTGTTAAATTGAAAGACATAGCAGAGACCTTCATTAGTGGGGGTACTCCTTCCACTAAGAATCCTGAATATTGGGGTGGTGATATACCTTGGATTAGAAGTGTTCATATAACAAAGTACTATATTGATGAATCCTCAATTAAACAGCATATAACAAAGAAAGGATTAGAAAATAGTTCTACAAAAGTTGTCCCAAAGGGTAATGTAATAATAGCTACAAGAGTAGGAATTGGAAACTCTGCAGTAAACCTGATAGATGTAGCAATTAATCAAGATTTAACTGGAGTAATAATTGATACATCTAAGATAGACCCCTTCTTTTTAGTGTGGTACCTCCATTTGCCAAGGGTACTCATGCTTTTTGAATTATTTTCAAGAGGTACCACAATAAAAGGAATTCCAAAAAAGCATTTACAAGAACTTTATGTCCCTCTCCCACCACTCCCAGAGCAGAAGAAAATAGCTGAAATACTATCCACAATTGACAAGGCCATTGAGAAAACTGATGCCTTAATTCACCATTACCAGCAACTCAAGAATGCCTTAATGCAGAGGCTGTTCACTGAGGGGATTGGACATACAAGGTTCAAACCAAGTCCCTTAGGGCAAATTCCTGCTGAGTGGGATGTTGTTAAGATTGGGGACATAATTGAATTTGCTCAGTATGGGCTCTCAATAAAGATGTATGATGAAGGCCAGTACCCTATTGTCAAGATGGATAGTATAATCAATGGGAAAGTCATGCCTGTAAACCTAAAATATGTAGACTTAGATGAAGAAACATTCAATAAATTTAAACTAGAAAAGGGAGATGTCTTGGTCAATAGGACAAATAGTTATGAGCTTGTGGGCAAGACAGGGATTTTCATGCTTGAGGGGGACTATGTTTTTGCCTCCTATCTCATAAGACTTAGACCCAAAGAAGATATTATTGACTCAGCTTTTTTGACATATTACCTGATACTGTCTCAGGACAGACTGAGGCAAATTGCAACTAGGGGAGTAAGCCAAGCCAATATTAATGCAACCAATCTGAAGAAATTCCTAGTACCACTGCCTCCTCTAGAAGAACAAAAGAAAATAGCCCAGATTCTCATGACCATTGACAATAAGATTGAGGCTGAAATGAAGACAAAAGAAGAGCTTGAGAAACTCAAGCAGGGGATGATGGACAAACTTCTCACTGGAAAAGTGAGGGTTAAGGTGGGTGAGGAAAGTGGATAA
- a CDS encoding M48 family metallopeptidase gives MSIGFYSDIPLLIEVRDVKLARIIIRPDGIVRVVVPAGYDVEQLLSKKREWILQQLSQIEQYQKVALSENFYLFGKPVRLYVRYHTGQSSKLTILNHKVILSVPESRKGQEISLLEKELRKLLRNRLNEVLTQYSRLLGVKYNRVSIKKHRSKWGSCSHKNNLNFNLALLSLPEDTMKYAVLHELVHLIEKKHTKKFWLIVSSLIPDYKKHEKILEEHWIIVWNNEIWRELLNLPLPSVSGV, from the coding sequence GTGAGCATAGGCTTTTACTCAGATATCCCACTTTTAATTGAAGTTAGAGATGTCAAGTTAGCTAGGATAATAATTAGACCTGATGGTATTGTGAGGGTTGTGGTTCCTGCAGGATATGATGTGGAGCAACTATTATCCAAAAAGAGAGAATGGATTCTCCAACAACTCTCACAAATAGAACAGTATCAAAAAGTTGCATTGAGTGAGAACTTTTATCTCTTTGGGAAACCAGTTAGATTATATGTCAGGTACCATACTGGTCAAAGTAGCAAGTTGACCATTCTAAACCACAAGGTCATTTTATCTGTCCCTGAATCTAGGAAGGGACAGGAGATTAGCCTTCTTGAAAAGGAGCTTAGAAAACTACTCAGAAATAGGCTGAATGAAGTTCTAACCCAATATTCAAGACTTTTAGGGGTTAAATACAACAGAGTCTCAATAAAGAAGCACAGGAGTAAGTGGGGTAGCTGTTCTCATAAAAACAATCTTAACTTTAATCTAGCCCTTCTATCCCTTCCAGAGGATACCATGAAATATGCTGTTCTTCATGAGCTTGTCCACTTAATTGAGAAAAAACACACTAAAAAATTCTGGCTTATTGTTAGTTCACTGATTCCAGACTATAAAAAACATGAGAAAATTCTGGAGGAACACTGGATAATTGTGTGGAATAATGAAATTTGGAGAGAGTTATTGAATTTACCACTACCATCTGTTTCTGGGGTATGA
- a CDS encoding type II toxin-antitoxin system CcdA family antitoxin, translating to MVRKVRTTVLISRELHQKAKERGINLSKLLERALMIELELLESIDLKREELLRQRLLEDKVKNGDERVTDGMMSLEPPDR from the coding sequence ATGGTTAGAAAAGTTAGGACAACTGTACTTATCTCTAGGGAGCTTCACCAAAAGGCAAAGGAGAGGGGCATAAACTTGAGCAAGCTTCTTGAAAGGGCCTTGATGATAGAGCTAGAACTTCTAGAAAGTATTGACTTGAAAAGGGAGGAGCTCTTGAGGCAAAGGCTCTTAGAGGATAAAGTTAAGAATGGGGATGAAAGAGTGACTGATGGGATGATGAGTCTGGAGCCCCCTGATCGGTGA
- a CDS encoding type I restriction-modification system subunit M, whose amino-acid sequence MDKEVPLTTFIKKSNSKKSDETKMEKRINKVADLIDKEQLKTWLWDAANILRNRVDYMPYILTLLFYKRLSDVYEDEYKEVYERVFNQMKEKLGDEKAKKIAEIEAKKKSWHKYQIPEDCLWERVKNTPVNIGEKLNEVLMKIEEHNESLRGLLTRVDFNRKDVLPDQKLKQLIDHFDRYRIGKNVSPDLLGEAYEYLVEQFALTSGKKGGEFFTPKEVVKVLVRILDPKDYEEVYDPACGTGGMLITAYYHIKENGGDLKKTKFYGQELNDMTYVIARVNMVVHDIKNADIRQGDTFLSPHFTEGGRLKKFDVVLANPPWNDKNLKGLEENIKRAPFSGDRFPFGIPPLGTSADWLWIQHMLASARDDTGRVGVVIDNGALFRGGKEKDIRAKIVEKDWIDTIIALPEKLFYNTGAPGVLIIFRKNKPDNRKGKILFINASQDYEEGKRQNKLRPQDIDKIVDAYNDFKNIDGYARVVSLEEVRENDYNLNVTLYVTPIIERDEVDIGEVWSKIETLEDERGSLKAKIEEYLKELQVI is encoded by the coding sequence ATGGACAAGGAAGTCCCTTTAACTACCTTTATCAAAAAATCTAATTCCAAAAAATCAGATGAAACTAAAATGGAAAAAAGAATTAATAAAGTAGCAGACTTGATAGATAAAGAGCAATTAAAAACTTGGCTTTGGGATGCAGCAAATATCCTAAGGAACAGAGTTGATTACATGCCATACATACTAACCCTCTTATTCTACAAGAGATTATCAGATGTATATGAAGATGAGTATAAGGAGGTTTATGAGAGGGTCTTTAATCAGATGAAAGAAAAACTTGGAGATGAGAAAGCTAAGAAGATTGCTGAGATTGAAGCTAAGAAAAAGAGTTGGCATAAGTATCAGATACCAGAAGATTGCCTTTGGGAGAGAGTCAAGAACACTCCTGTAAACATTGGGGAGAAACTAAATGAGGTCCTCATGAAGATTGAAGAACATAATGAGAGCCTAAGGGGGCTTTTGACTAGAGTAGACTTTAATAGAAAGGATGTTCTCCCAGACCAGAAGTTAAAGCAACTAATTGACCACTTTGATAGATATAGAATTGGAAAAAATGTCAGCCCTGACCTCCTTGGAGAGGCTTATGAGTATCTTGTTGAGCAGTTTGCTCTCACAAGTGGGAAGAAGGGTGGAGAATTTTTCACCCCCAAAGAGGTTGTGAAAGTTCTTGTCAGAATCCTTGACCCTAAGGATTATGAAGAGGTTTATGACCCAGCATGTGGAACTGGTGGTATGTTGATAACTGCATACTACCACATAAAAGAGAATGGTGGTGACCTAAAGAAGACCAAATTCTATGGACAGGAACTCAATGACATGACCTATGTGATAGCCAGAGTTAACATGGTGGTTCATGACATTAAGAATGCTGACATAAGGCAAGGTGATACTTTCCTCAGTCCCCATTTCACAGAGGGTGGAAGGCTAAAGAAATTTGATGTGGTTCTTGCAAACCCCCCTTGGAATGACAAGAATCTGAAAGGCCTTGAAGAGAACATCAAGAGAGCTCCATTCAGTGGGGATAGATTTCCCTTTGGAATACCCCCCTTAGGAACCTCAGCTGACTGGCTGTGGATTCAGCATATGCTTGCAAGTGCAAGAGATGACACAGGGAGGGTAGGGGTAGTAATTGACAATGGTGCCCTCTTCAGAGGAGGGAAAGAGAAAGACATTAGGGCAAAGATTGTGGAAAAGGACTGGATAGATACTATAATTGCACTCCCTGAAAAGCTGTTTTATAATACAGGGGCTCCTGGTGTCCTGATAATATTCAGGAAGAACAAGCCTGATAATAGGAAGGGTAAGATACTTTTCATTAATGCCAGCCAGGACTATGAAGAAGGCAAGAGACAGAACAAACTTAGGCCTCAAGACATTGATAAGATTGTGGATGCATACAATGACTTCAAAAACATTGATGGTTATGCAAGAGTTGTCAGCTTGGAGGAAGTAAGGGAGAATGACTACAACTTAAATGTCACCCTGTATGTGACACCCATAATTGAAAGGGATGAAGTTGATATAGGGGAAGTATGGAGTAAAATTGAAACTCTTGAAGATGAGAGGGGTTCCCTTAAGGCAAAGATAGAGGAGTACCTTAAGGAGCTCCAGGTGATTTGA
- a CDS encoding type I restriction endonuclease subunit R, protein MGEGRMSTPEERISEYPFINIMSKELGWEYVPPSELKKERDYNSALLKDRLMRALLRINAGKISEEDAEQIIKKLEYLPHTIEGNREFLEILKNGLSFKPKGSKFHRTIWLIDYENLGNNEFLVTRQFYIKEGENRRRPDIVLFINGIPVVVIEVKSPTTESETLEVAYQQIKDYESAVPKLFVFNQFNIISDWTEVLYAPTFSDAPLDMWGRWKDPYPHKLDVTYYEDPIKVTAYGMLSKENLIDLIRNFIFFRHEKNKLVKIISRYMQFRATNKIHDRILRTYLGEDNKKTGLIWHTQGSGKSLTMFFTAWKLYRTEELDNPTIVIVVDRDNLEQQMFETFQKHKFNVKRASSIPKLIEMLYNDERGIILTTVQKFQEPRESEDKERTRRYREMFEALKSGNHPVNKRQNVIILTDESHRSQYGVLAINMRAMLSNAFIFGFTGTPIAKDERNTFEKFNPPGELYLDRYSIEESIRDGFTVPIYYQYKGVKYKVDKELADKLFESEFWMLDEETKKKLQKKVDRKLLLKLRKRIELVAKDIAEHYQKYIEPLGFKGQVVAVNRWACAYYKEELDKYLPPEWSEVVFSPRDDDPQELRKYHKSKEKIEEIVEKFRHGDTPKLLIVTNMLLTGFDAPVNQVMYLDKYLRDHNLLQAIARVNRPAPGKEFGLVVDYSGVFENLKEVLNFYQEDIKGVAYNYDSLKEGFKNIYNELVEFLGGVNQVNKNTLDYFVINYLRDPARAKFFEEKYQQLAKLFEFISPDPFLAPYLDTYKKITAIYKAYVRKYKGKKGRKFRDYYKKTEKIIERSVEAKEIEDKFPVIKFDVDYLEKLSSKVKKGEANDSKLIDLTVVLKKWSERNKNKGPAYQKLSERIEKLIKRIYENAEKIQEFSKQLHELAQEVIEIEKEPLKYGLSSEEFLLMSFLHEKLGVDKQTARKYVLELKEELKDKMFSGWTTRESARAEVEQSVRLFLLVKLAERNLEPSELERTLDTIHHEFFELLVENFDEGWK, encoded by the coding sequence GTGGGGGAGGGGAGGATGTCAACTCCTGAAGAGAGGATATCTGAGTATCCATTTATCAATATCATGTCCAAGGAACTCGGCTGGGAGTATGTGCCTCCTTCAGAATTAAAGAAGGAGAGGGACTACAACTCAGCTCTTCTTAAAGACAGACTAATGAGGGCCCTCCTTAGGATAAATGCTGGGAAGATATCTGAGGAAGATGCCGAGCAGATAATTAAAAAGCTGGAGTATCTCCCCCACACTATAGAAGGGAACAGGGAGTTTCTGGAGATTTTGAAGAATGGTCTTTCTTTCAAACCCAAAGGTTCAAAGTTCCACAGAACAATATGGTTAATTGATTATGAGAATCTTGGGAATAATGAGTTCTTGGTAACTAGACAGTTCTATATTAAAGAGGGTGAGAATAGGAGAAGGCCAGACATTGTTCTGTTCATTAATGGAATTCCAGTTGTGGTGATTGAGGTCAAAAGCCCTACTACTGAAAGTGAAACCCTTGAAGTTGCATACCAGCAGATAAAAGATTATGAATCTGCTGTTCCCAAGCTGTTTGTTTTTAATCAATTCAACATCATCTCAGATTGGACTGAGGTTCTTTATGCTCCAACCTTTTCAGATGCCCCCTTGGACATGTGGGGAAGATGGAAAGACCCCTATCCTCACAAGCTTGATGTGACTTATTATGAAGACCCCATTAAAGTGACTGCATATGGTATGCTGTCAAAGGAGAATCTGATTGACCTAATTAGAAATTTCATATTCTTTAGGCATGAGAAAAATAAGCTTGTAAAGATTATATCTAGGTACATGCAGTTCAGAGCAACAAATAAAATCCATGACAGGATTCTCAGGACTTATCTTGGTGAGGACAACAAAAAGACTGGACTTATATGGCACACCCAAGGTTCAGGAAAAAGTTTGACCATGTTTTTCACAGCTTGGAAACTATACAGAACAGAAGAGCTTGACAATCCAACCATTGTCATAGTGGTTGACAGAGATAATTTGGAACAACAAATGTTTGAGACATTCCAAAAGCACAAGTTCAATGTTAAGAGAGCCTCCTCAATACCAAAATTAATTGAGATGCTATACAATGATGAGAGAGGCATAATACTAACTACTGTTCAGAAGTTCCAAGAGCCTAGAGAATCAGAGGATAAGGAGAGAACAAGGAGATACAGAGAGATGTTTGAAGCCTTGAAGAGTGGAAACCACCCAGTAAACAAGAGGCAGAATGTTATAATTCTAACTGATGAGAGCCACAGGAGCCAGTATGGTGTGTTGGCTATAAACATGAGGGCCATGCTTTCCAATGCATTCATCTTTGGTTTTACTGGTACACCAATAGCAAAGGATGAGAGGAACACCTTTGAAAAATTCAACCCTCCAGGGGAATTATATTTGGACAGGTATTCTATTGAGGAGTCAATAAGGGATGGGTTTACAGTCCCAATTTATTACCAGTATAAGGGAGTCAAATATAAGGTGGACAAGGAGTTAGCTGACAAGTTATTTGAATCAGAGTTCTGGATGCTAGATGAAGAGACAAAGAAGAAACTCCAAAAGAAAGTTGACAGGAAGCTCCTACTTAAGCTCAGGAAAAGGATTGAGCTTGTTGCTAAGGATATTGCAGAGCACTACCAAAAATACATAGAACCATTGGGATTCAAAGGGCAAGTAGTTGCAGTAAATAGATGGGCTTGTGCTTATTACAAAGAGGAGCTGGATAAGTATCTTCCCCCAGAGTGGAGTGAGGTGGTGTTTTCACCAAGGGATGATGACCCACAAGAACTGAGGAAATATCATAAGAGCAAGGAGAAGATTGAAGAAATTGTTGAGAAGTTTAGGCATGGAGACACCCCTAAGCTCCTCATTGTAACAAACATGCTACTAACAGGGTTTGATGCTCCAGTAAATCAGGTCATGTATTTAGACAAATACTTGAGAGACCACAATTTATTACAGGCCATTGCTAGAGTAAACAGGCCTGCACCTGGAAAGGAGTTTGGATTAGTGGTTGATTATAGTGGGGTGTTTGAGAACCTGAAGGAGGTTCTTAATTTTTACCAAGAGGACATCAAAGGTGTGGCATACAATTATGACTCACTAAAAGAGGGCTTCAAGAACATATATAATGAACTTGTGGAATTTTTGGGTGGTGTTAACCAAGTTAATAAAAACACCCTTGATTACTTTGTCATTAATTATCTGAGAGACCCGGCTAGGGCCAAGTTCTTTGAGGAGAAATACCAGCAACTTGCAAAATTGTTTGAGTTCATTTCTCCAGACCCATTTTTGGCACCATATCTTGACACTTACAAGAAAATAACTGCCATTTACAAGGCCTATGTAAGAAAATACAAGGGTAAGAAGGGTAGGAAGTTCAGAGATTATTATAAGAAAACTGAGAAAATAATTGAGAGGAGTGTGGAAGCCAAGGAAATTGAAGACAAATTCCCAGTAATTAAATTTGATGTTGACTACCTGGAGAAGCTGTCATCAAAGGTTAAGAAAGGGGAAGCTAATGACTCAAAACTTATTGACCTCACAGTGGTATTAAAGAAATGGTCTGAGAGAAACAAAAACAAAGGCCCTGCATATCAAAAGTTATCTGAAAGAATTGAGAAGTTGATAAAAAGAATCTATGAAAATGCTGAGAAAATACAGGAATTCAGCAAGCAACTTCATGAACTAGCCCAGGAAGTCATTGAGATTGAGAAAGAGCCCCTGAAATATGGTCTTAGTTCTGAGGAGTTTCTTCTGATGTCATTCCTTCATGAAAAACTAGGTGTTGATAAACAGACAGCAAGGAAGTATGTACTTGAACTGAAAGAGGAACTTAAAGACAAAATGTTCAGTGGTTGGACTACTAGGGAGAGTGCCAGAGCTGAGGTTGAACAGAGTGTCAGATTGTTCTTGCTGGTTAAATTAGCTGAGAGAAACTTAGAACCTAGTGAGCTTGAAAGGACACTAGATACTATTCACCATGAGTTCTTTGAGCTGTTGGTAGAGAACTTTGATGAGGGTTGGAAGTGA
- a CDS encoding GmrSD restriction endonuclease domain-containing protein: MDKLDPKMDNLLEILKQAEDGKLVLPQFQRDFVWSRQDIKDLLVSLLNGYFVGTFLFLRTDPTQPPFKWRPIQGVSLPVDGNGNYIAEPEAMILDGQQRITSLHYVFYAPPKEVVTPKYTSRRYLFFFLRLEELGKGNVEDAVFSVNEDDARKYLDKNYQFEHKIVPFTELSNKEKWEDWVEEFIEYHVDKYIEENIGEDVSFKQGRELTQEYKRQLKAEADRWEKYINNLLEFKVPVLYLPKIEPDNKQKLGEVCTIFEKMNSTGVRLSVFDLLTARLYKDDIDLHKIWQDTVDSFEGIRKLSEDNPDLFKVLLLRALGLMRVLRDRDKDKGEKEISDVKNRSLINLSPVDFESDWWIMARYFDRAIERVMSTNQDGFGAFLPKWVPYKPMLPVLATLLYYVEGTKELSPIEKSKAYTLIKQWYWSSVFTERYSSAVESKSLSDTLELIKAFKEPEFLPSMITEARTRITSLNLHTVSRSGSAIYRGIMNLIALNHARDFLQVDAIEFHNLEDHHIFPQAFLRRQGFGDKDKSKINIILNRTLITDETNRKISATSPKEYIKWIPGDLEEVLKPHFIDSGCIDAMKENNYEKFLERRRMLILNKVQELIGGGGEDVNS; encoded by the coding sequence GTGGATAAGCTTGACCCAAAGATGGATAATTTGCTTGAGATATTGAAACAGGCTGAAGATGGTAAATTAGTCCTTCCCCAGTTCCAAAGAGACTTTGTATGGTCAAGGCAGGACATTAAGGATTTATTGGTTTCACTCCTCAATGGCTACTTTGTGGGCACATTCCTCTTCCTTAGAACAGACCCTACCCAACCACCATTTAAGTGGAGGCCAATCCAGGGTGTCAGTTTGCCAGTTGATGGAAATGGTAATTATATTGCAGAACCAGAGGCCATGATTCTTGATGGCCAGCAGAGGATAACATCACTCCACTATGTGTTCTATGCACCACCAAAAGAAGTTGTCACCCCAAAGTACACCAGCAGGAGATACCTCTTCTTCTTCTTGAGGCTTGAAGAATTGGGAAAGGGTAATGTTGAGGATGCTGTGTTCAGTGTGAATGAAGATGATGCTAGGAAGTACTTGGACAAAAACTATCAGTTTGAGCACAAGATAGTTCCATTCACAGAGCTTTCTAACAAAGAAAAGTGGGAAGATTGGGTAGAGGAATTCATAGAGTATCATGTTGACAAATACATAGAGGAGAACATTGGTGAAGATGTTAGCTTTAAACAGGGTAGAGAACTGACTCAAGAGTACAAGAGGCAACTTAAGGCAGAGGCAGACCGCTGGGAGAAGTACATTAACAATCTCCTAGAGTTCAAGGTTCCAGTCCTTTACTTGCCAAAAATTGAACCAGACAATAAACAAAAACTTGGTGAAGTCTGCACAATATTTGAGAAGATGAACAGCACTGGAGTTAGGTTATCAGTCTTTGACCTCTTGACTGCCAGACTATATAAAGATGATATTGACCTTCATAAAATATGGCAGGACACTGTTGATTCATTTGAGGGTATCAGAAAGTTGTCTGAGGACAACCCAGACCTCTTTAAAGTGTTGCTACTCAGGGCACTAGGCCTTATGAGAGTGCTCAGGGACAGGGATAAGGACAAGGGTGAGAAGGAGATTAGTGATGTTAAAAATAGGTCTTTAATTAATTTGTCACCAGTGGATTTTGAGTCAGATTGGTGGATTATGGCAAGGTATTTTGACAGAGCCATTGAGAGAGTTATGAGTACCAATCAAGATGGGTTTGGGGCATTCCTGCCAAAGTGGGTTCCTTACAAACCCATGCTCCCAGTTTTGGCAACACTCCTCTACTATGTGGAGGGTACTAAAGAGCTATCACCAATAGAAAAGAGTAAGGCTTACACACTAATAAAGCAGTGGTACTGGAGTTCAGTATTCACTGAGAGGTACAGCAGTGCTGTTGAGTCTAAGTCTTTGAGTGATACACTAGAGTTAATAAAGGCTTTCAAAGAGCCTGAATTCCTACCCTCAATGATTACTGAGGCAAGGACTAGAATTACCTCACTAAACTTACACACAGTCTCAAGAAGTGGAAGTGCAATTTACAGAGGCATTATGAACTTAATTGCATTGAACCATGCAAGGGACTTTCTCCAAGTTGATGCCATAGAATTCCATAACCTAGAAGACCACCATATATTCCCCCAGGCCTTCCTAAGGAGGCAAGGTTTTGGAGACAAAGACAAATCCAAGATTAATATCATACTTAATAGAACCCTCATCACTGATGAAACCAACAGGAAGATTTCAGCAACATCACCAAAAGAGTACATTAAATGGATTCCTGGTGATTTGGAGGAGGTTCTCAAGCCTCACTTTATTGATTCTGGGTGCATTGATGCTATGAAAGAGAACAATTATGAGAAGTTCCTGGAAAGGAGGAGGATGCTTATTTTAAACAAAGTGCAAGAACTTATAGGTGGGGGAGGGGAGGATGTCAACTCCTGA